The window CATTCGTTTCTACTTGGGCTTCCTCAACTTGTACAGGAACATTTAAACGACGCATATTAGCCTTTACACGTGCAATTAATTCACGTGTACTAAATGGTTTTGTGACATAATCGTCCGCGCCCATTTCTAAGCCGAGTACTTTATCAATCTCTGAACCTTTTGCTGTTAACATAATAATCGGAAAATCATATTTTTTGCGTATTTCACGGCATACTTCCATCCCATCACGTTTAGGAAGCATAATATCAAGTAGCATTAAATCAGGTTGTTCTTCTTCTACTTTTTGTAATGCCTCGTCCCCATCATATGCGCAAATGACACGATAGCCTTCTTTAATTAAGTTAAATTGCAAAATATCTGCAATTGGTTTTTCATCATCTACAACTAAAATCGTTTTATTCATACAGCTTGCCCCATTCCCTACTAATTTATAATTCTATATAATCAACGGTTTATTTTTATATCACTTACTTTACTCTAACATGCTTTTCACTTCGGTGCATTATTGAGATGTTTTCAATAGGTATTTTCCGGGAAATAAAAGATGAACTATTATCGAAATATAACTTACAACATCGTACAATCATTGTGCGAGGCAATAGTGATTTCCTATATCAACTTTCTTTTTCTGATCCACTAAAAAAGAACAGCCCCATAATGGGCTGTCCCTCAAAAGGTTAATTTAAATACGCTAATGGATCTACTTCCGAACCATTTTTGTGAACTTCAAAATGTAAATGTGTCCCTGTTGAACGACCTGTTGATCCCATCACACCAAGTGAAGAACCTTTTTCAACAACTTGTCCAACCGATACGCCAATTTTTGATAAATGAGCATATAATGTTTCGTATCCATTATTATGGTTAATTACTACATAGTTTCCGTATGTTGCATGTCGACCAGCTGTTTTGACAATCCCGTTATCCGATGCTTTGATTGTGTAATCTGATGGACGTGCAATATCAATCCCGTAATGATAACGTCCCCATCGAGTACCCATTTGGCTTGAAATACGTCCCCCGTTTGCAGGCCAAGCAAATGTGCCCGTCCCAACAGATGGCACTACTTTTGTACCAATGACAACAACGCGGTCTTCTGGATCAACTAATGTATTTTCATTCGTTTGCACACGCTCTGTACGAACACCATTTTCTTCAGAAATTACATACGATACTTCTTTTTTACCTGTAGCACCCTCTTGTTTTACTACGCTTTTACCTTTTAACATTGTATCGTCTTCTTTCACAACTTTCGTGAAATCAACTGTTTCTACTTGCTTTTTCTCATAAACTGCTTTCACTGATACATATGGTTTTTCCACCGTAACATTTAGTTGATGTCCGATTTGCAAAACGGAATCCTCTGTAATTGATGGGTTTAATTGTAATAATTGGTCTGTTGTTAAGTTATGCATACTGGCAATTGAACCTAGTACATCACCTGATTGAATCGCATATAATTCTTTTTCAACTGAACCTGTTTGTAATACTTGAATTGCTTCATCAACCGTTAAAATTTCTGCCGGTGCTACTTCAACTTGTTTACCTTTTACTTCCGACGATAATGTTAAATCAACAATTCGCGTTTCATCATCCTTCAATGGGGGTAAAGAAGCCGTAGTTGGTCTAGCTTCCAATTCATTTAGTTCTGTTGGTGTAACATATTGAAGCTTCAATCCGTTAATTGCCGCTTTAAAGTCATTTTCATCCTTTAAGTAAGCTACATCCTTGCCATCTACTTGTACGGAATAAGCTTGAGCTTGAACTGTAATACTATCTTGTAGTTTTGCTAATGTCGCTTGCTCATCGGCCTCTACTTTAAATACTTGTTCAGGTATTAATGAAACGCTTGAACTCGCATCGATGTTTAATCCCTTAAATTGAACGCTTGCTTCCTTTTCTTTTTGTTCAATTATTTGCTGTACAGCTGCTTCATCGGCAACTGCCCCCATATATGAATCCGCCACATAAACGTGGAAAATCTTTTCAAATTTTTCTTTATCTGTATCATTAGCAAAACCTATATTAAGTGTCGCTGTTGATAGAAATAGTGCAAAAATCGTGGCTGTTTTAAATTTTACACTACGACGCTTCAATAGATTTAGACTTGATTTTTTAAAGTCAAATTTATCTCTTTTCGAAATCATGGTAAAGCCCCTTCCAAAATATCATTTGTTTAAATGTATATTGTTAAAATCACACTTCGTTAATGTAACATATTTCTTATTTCAAATGAACTGCTATAGCCTTTTTGTAATGAAACTGTATTATTTTTTGAATATTTTTCACATATACCCTTATAGTAATAGACCTTTTTCTATCTTTATATTCAAATAATAAGGATTATATTATCTTTTTTGCTATATTTTTGTTAATTTACCTAATATTATAATACAAACAATCATTGATTACTCCCTAATAAATGTAGTTATTTTGGCATCTATGCTGGACTTTCCCTCACAAAAAACCATCACTTTAATCAGAGTCAAAGTGATGGTTTGCCGCTTTTTATTTAATTAAATAGCTATTCTTCCCTTGGTGGTGGTGTAAATTCTAGATTTAAGAATTTATTATATTCTTTGCGGAATGCAAGACTTACCGTACCGGTCGGGCCATTACGCTGCTTAGCTATAATAATTTCGATAATATCTTTACTCTCAGTTTCTTTGTCATAGTAATCATCACGATATAAAAAGGCAACAATATCGGCATCTTGCTCAATTGAACCCGATTCACGAAGGTCACTCATCATCGGTCGTTTATCTTGACGTTGCTCTACACCACGGGATAGCTGTGATAGTGCAATAACTGGAACCTTCAACTCACGCGCTAATCCTTTTAAGGAACGTGAAATTTCCGATACTTCCTGTTGACGGTTTTCACCAGGTTTCCCGCTACCTAAAATGAGCTGTAAATAATCGATTAAAATCATGCCGAGTCCATTTTCTTTCGCTAGGCGTCTACATTTTGCTCGAATATCTGTCATTCGTACACCTGGGCTATCATCAATAAAAATGCCCGAGTTTGAAAGACTTCCCATCGCCATTGTTAGCTTACGCCAATCTTCAGGTTCTAGAGCTCCAGTACGTAAGCGTTGTGCATCAATATTCCCTTCTGCACAAAGCATACGCATAACAAGCTGATCTGCTCCCATCTCAAGTGAGAATATCGCTACATTTTCACGTGCCTTTACAGCAACACTTTGCG is drawn from Solibacillus sp. R5-41 and contains these coding sequences:
- the yycF gene encoding response regulator YycF; this encodes MNKTILVVDDEKPIADILQFNLIKEGYRVICAYDGDEALQKVEEEQPDLMLLDIMLPKRDGMEVCREIRKKYDFPIIMLTAKGSEIDKVLGLEMGADDYVTKPFSTRELIARVKANMRRLNVPVQVEEAQVETNDIVVGSLTIQPDAYLVLKREDAIELTHREFELLHYLAKHIGQVMTREHLLQTVWGYDYFGDVRTVDVTIRRLREKIEDNPSHPLWIVTRRGVGYYLRNPEQE
- a CDS encoding M23 family metallopeptidase; amino-acid sequence: MISKRDKFDFKKSSLNLLKRRSVKFKTATIFALFLSTATLNIGFANDTDKEKFEKIFHVYVADSYMGAVADEAAVQQIIEQKEKEASVQFKGLNIDASSSVSLIPEQVFKVEADEQATLAKLQDSITVQAQAYSVQVDGKDVAYLKDENDFKAAINGLKLQYVTPTELNELEARPTTASLPPLKDDETRIVDLTLSSEVKGKQVEVAPAEILTVDEAIQVLQTGSVEKELYAIQSGDVLGSIASMHNLTTDQLLQLNPSITEDSVLQIGHQLNVTVEKPYVSVKAVYEKKQVETVDFTKVVKEDDTMLKGKSVVKQEGATGKKEVSYVISEENGVRTERVQTNENTLVDPEDRVVVIGTKVVPSVGTGTFAWPANGGRISSQMGTRWGRYHYGIDIARPSDYTIKASDNGIVKTAGRHATYGNYVVINHNNGYETLYAHLSKIGVSVGQVVEKGSSLGVMGSTGRSTGTHLHFEVHKNGSEVDPLAYLN
- the dnaB gene encoding replicative DNA helicase translates to MNESMMDRVPPHNHEAEQSVIGAIFLEPQALITASEIVMADDFYHIAHQKIFQTMLTLSDKGKAIDVVTVTEELSAKKELEDVGGLSYLTELASAVPTAANIAHYAKIVEEKALLRRLIRVATKIAEDGYTREDEVEILLAEAEKKMLEVSNRKNAGDFKHVKDVLVQTFDNIEQLQSREGDVTGIPTGFRDLDRMTAGFQRNDLIIVAARPSVGKTAFALNVAQSVAVKARENVAIFSLEMGADQLVMRMLCAEGNIDAQRLRTGALEPEDWRKLTMAMGSLSNSGIFIDDSPGVRMTDIRAKCRRLAKENGLGMILIDYLQLILGSGKPGENRQQEVSEISRSLKGLARELKVPVIALSQLSRGVEQRQDKRPMMSDLRESGSIEQDADIVAFLYRDDYYDKETESKDIIEIIIAKQRNGPTGTVSLAFRKEYNKFLNLEFTPPPREE